The Amycolatopsis nigrescens CSC17Ta-90 genomic interval ATGGCCGACGCGCTCGCCGCACCCGGCCATCTGCTCGCCGAGTTCGAGCTGTGCCTGCTCGCCGCCCGCCGCCCGGAGCTGCGCGACTCGACCGGCCGCTGGACCGAGTCGCTGATCGGCTTCGCCCGGCGCTTCACCACGGACCCGGTGCGGCTCCAGCTGTTCGTCGGCGCCTACGACGGTCTGCTGCTGCAGGCACTGACCACCGACGAACGCCCGTCCGCCGACGAGTTCGAAGCCATGCTGCATCAGCTCCTCCCGACCTCGTGAGTGAAAAGTGTTGTTGGAACAACCGTTTTCACTCACGAGGTCAGAGCAGGCGCCGCTTGGCAGCCCAGACGATCGCCTGCACGGTGGTGGCGAAGCCGAGCTGGTCGCGAATCGCCCTGGTCCGGCGGCGCACCGTGCGCTCGGACAACCCCAGCCGGCGTGCCACCGCGTCCGTCGGCAGGCCGGTGGCCAGCAGCCGCAGCAGCACCAGTTCTTCGTGTCCCAGCGTGGTTTCCACCGCGACGTCGGCGCCCTTCACGCGCCCCACCCCATCTGCGACCCGCCCACCCGCTCCCGCTCGATCCGCTGCTGGTAGCCGCTGCGCTGGTAGGCGGCCAGCGGGTCGGGGTCGAGCCCGAGATCCTCTCGCAGCCCGGCAAGCAGCGGCCGGACGTCGGTGTTGAACGCGTCCATCAGCACCTCGTGCGCGCCGAGCACGTCGCCGCCGGCCTGCGCCTCGGCCAGCGCCGCGCGGTCCACCAGCAACGCCTTCGCGGTGGCCTCCTGCACGTTGAGCACCGAGCGGATCATCGCCGGCACCTTGGGTTCCAGGTTGTGGCACTGGTCAAGCATGAACTCGATGCCGGCGCCAGGATCCAGCCCGCCTGCCCCGGCGATCTCGTGCAGGATCCGGAACAGCCCGAACGGATCTGCCGCACCCGCCATCAGGTCGTCGTCGGCGTAGTTGCGGCTGTTGAAGTGGAACCCGCCGAGCCTGCCCTCCCGCAGCAGCACGGCCACGATGAACTCGATGTTGGTGCCCGGCGCGTGGTGCCCGGTGTCTACCAGCACCTGCGCGTGCTCGCCGATGCGCAGGCACTGCGCGAAGGAGGTGCCCCAGTCCGGCACGTCCATCGTGTAGAAGTGCGGCTCGAAGAACTTGTACTCCAGCAGCAGCCGCATCTCCGACGGCATCCGGTCGTGCACCTCGCGCAGCGAGGCGTGCAGCCGGTCCTGCCGGGCCCGGATGTCGTCCTGCCCCGCGTAGTTGGTGCCGTCGGCCAGCCACACCGACAGCACCCGCGAACCGACCAGCCGCCCGATCTCCACGCACTCCAGCAGATGGTCGGTGGCCTTGCTGCGCACGTCCGGATCCGGGTTGCAGACACTGCCGAGGCGGTAGTCGTCGTCCTGGAACACGTTGGGGTTGATCGCCCCCAGCGCGATGCCCTGGTCCTTCGCGTAGCCGGCCAGTGCGCCGAAGTCCTCCACCCGGTCCCACGGGATGTGCAGCGCGATGCTCGGCGCGATCCCGGTGAGCTCGTGCACCTTCGCCGCGTCGTCGATCTTTTCGAACGGGTTGCGCGGAATCCCGGCCTGCGCGAACACCTTGAACCTGGTACCGGAGTTCCCGTATGCCCAGGAAGGCGTTTCGATGCGCTGGTGCCGCAGCAGCTGGGCCGCCCGCCGCCAGGCGGTGCCGTCGGTCATGCCGTCCCCCTGGTCTCAGAAGTCGAACTGGTCGATGTTCTCCTTGGTGAACACGGTCGGCGGGCCCAGCACGACCTCCCCGGCCCGGCCGATGGTGTACTCCCCAAGCCCGCCGGCGGCGAACCTCTGCCCCTCGGCGCCGGTGATCCGCCCGGACACCAGCGAGGCCGCGGCGAACGCGGCCAGGTAACCGAGTTTGGCCGGCTCCCACAACGCCAGCGCCCGCACCGTGTCGTTCTTGACGTACTCGCGCATCTGGTTCGGCGTGCCGAGGCCGGTCAGCGCGACCTTCCCCTTGTACTCCGACGAACTCAGGTACCGCGCGGCCGCGGCGAGCCCGACCGTGGTCGGCGAGACGATGCCCTTGAGGTTCGGGTGCGCCTGCAGCAGGCCCTGCGTCTTCTGGAAGGAGACCTGGTCGTCGTCGTTGCCGTAGGCCACCTCGACCAGCTTCATCCCGGCGTACTGCGGTTTCGCCAACTCACGTTTCATGATCTCGATCCAGGTGTTCTGGTTGGTCGCGTTCGCGGTGGCGGACAGCACCGCGAACTCCCCTGCCCCGCCGACCGCCTGCGCCAGCAGCTCGACCTGCTTGACCGCGATCTCGGTGGAGTCCACCTGGTTGACGAACACGTCCCGCGCGTCGGGGGCCACGTCGGAGTCCAGCGTGACCACCTTCATGCCCTGCGCCCGCGCGGTCTTGAGCGCCGGTGCCACCGCGTTCTGGTCGTTGGCCGCGAGCACCAGCGCGTCCTGCCGTTGCTGGGCCGCGGTGTTGATGTAGGTGACCTGCGACGAGGCGCTGGCGTCCGACGGGCCGGTCGCCTTGACCTCCGACTTCAGCTCGCCGCCGGCCTGCTCGACCCCCTTCTGCACCACCGTGAAGTACGGGTTGTTCACCTGCTTGGGCAGGAAGGTGAACTTGAGCCCGGTCTTCAGCTCGGCTCCCGGGTCAGCCGCACCGGTCGCGCCGGGCGCGTCCGCGCTGCCGCCGGAACTGTCCTTTGTGGTCCCGCCGCAGGCGGTTAGTGCCAGTGCGCCGCAGAGGGCGAGCACCAGCGCCATGCCGAGGCGGTGGCCGGAGTACCTGGTCATGTCGGAGACCTTCCTGCCGGAGGGGAACTCAGGAACCGGTCGGCCAGCACGCCGAGCAACAGCAGCAGGCCGGTGACCACGGTCAGCGTCTCGGTGGAGACGTCGTCGAGGATCAGCACGTTGCGCAGGCCGCCGAGCAGCAGCACGCCGGCGATGACCCCGGCCAGCGTGCCCCGGCCACCGAAGATGGACACCCCGCCGAGCAGCACGGCGGCCACCACGGCGAGCTCGAGACCGGTGCCGTTGTCCGCGCGAGCGCTGGAGAACCGCAGCGTGTAGACGATCCCGGCCAGTGCCGCGACCGCGCCGGTGAGCACGAACAGGACGAGCTTGGTCCGCTTCACCCTGATCCCGGAGAACCTGGCGGCCTCGGTGTTCGCGCCGATCGCGAAGGTGGCCCGGCCGAACGAGCTGCCGTGCAGCAGCACCGCGAAGACCGCGGCGAGCACGGCGAACGCCAGTATCGGGTACGGCAGCCAGGTGCCCGGCACCGGCTCGGTGCCGAATCCGGTGTAGGCAGCCGGGAAGTCCGCGACCGCGGTGTCGCCGAGCAGCACCAGCGCCAGGCCGCGGTAGAGCGCCAGCGTGCCGATGGTGACCGCCAGCGAGGGCAGCCCGAGCGAGGTGACCAGCAGGCCGTTGACCGCCCCGCAGAGCGCGCCGGCGACCAGCACGGTGGGCAGGATCAGCTCCAGCGGCCAGCCCGCGTTCCACAGCGTGCCGATCAGCGCGCTGGACAGGCCGAGCACCGACGCCACCGAAAGGTCGATCTCCCCGGCGACCACCACCAGGGTGAGCGGGAGCGCGATCAGCGCGATCTCCGAGATGTCCAGGCCGAGGTAGAAAAGGTTCTGCCCGGACAGGAAGTCGCCCCCGGTGCGCACCGAGCCGAACACCGCCACCACCACGAGCAGCAGCACCAGCCCGGTCTCCCAACGCAGCAGCGCACGCGCGTTCACGCCCTACCTCCGCGCGTTCCGGCGCAGCGCGGCGGTGAGCCGCAGCGAAACCAGCCGGTCCACCGTGATCGCGGCCAGCAGCAGCGCGCCAGTGATCGCCTGCTGCCAAAACGCCGGCACGCCCAGCACCACCAGGCAGCTCGCGATGGTGCTCAGCAGCAGGGCGCCGAGGGCCGCGCCGAGCACGGTGCCGGAGCCGCCGAAGATGGCCACGCCACCGACCACCACCGCGGCCACCACCTGTAGCTCGAGCCCGGTGCCGGCGGTCGCGTCCACGGTGCCGTAGCGGGCCGCCCACAACGCGCCGGCCAGCCCGGCCACCGCCCCGGACACCGCGAACGCGGCGCCCACCCGGCGACCGGCCCTGATCCCGGCCAGCCGAGCCGCGGCCGGGTGCGAACCGATCGCGTAGAGCTCGCGCCCTGACCGGTAGGAACGCAGGTAGAACCCGGCCGCGAGCAGCACCGCCATGCTGATCAGCACCAGGTTCGGCACCCCGAGCAGCCGGCCGCTGCCCAGCGCGAGCAGCCCGGCCGGCAGGTCCGCGGCGTTCACCTGCGTGCCCTGTGCCAGCGCGAAGTCGAGGCCGCGGAACACATACAGCGTGCCGAGGGTGACCACCAGGCTGGGCACCCCGCCGATGGCCACCACGAGTCCGTTGAACAGCCCGCAGGCCAGCCCGGTCAGCACGCCGAGCAGCAGGCAGCCCGCCACCGGCAGCCCGGGGTTGGCGGCGACCACGTCCGCGGTGACGAACGCGGACAGCCCGAGCACCGAACCGACCGACAGGTCCACGTTGCGGGTGATCACCACGACGGTCTGCCCGACCGCCAGCAAGGCCACCAGCGACGCGTTCAGCAGGAGGTCGCGCAGGCTCTGGGGCGCCACGAAACGGGGGTTGGCCACCGCCGTGCCGGCCACCACGACCAGCAGCACCCCGGCGATGCCCAGCTCGCGGATCCGGCCCACCCGGTCGAGCAGCCTGCCCGCGCCGGCCGGTTCTTCCTTGACCGGCCGGGTTTCCAGCGAGGTGCGGGTCATCGCGGCACCCGCCCCGCGGCGGCCAGCGCGACGGACTCCTCGGTCGCGGCGGCGCGGTCCAGCTCGGCGGCCAACCGCCCCTCGTGCATCACCAGCATCCGGTCGGCCATGCCCAGCACCTCGGGCAGCTCGGAGGAGATCATCAGCACCGCGACCCCGTCCGCGGCCAGTTCGGAGAGCAGCCGGTGCACCTCGGCCTTGGTGGCGACGTCGATGCCGCGGGTCGGCTCGTCCACGATCAGCACCTTCGGCTTGCGGGACAGCCACTTCGCCAGCACGACCTTCTGCTGGTTGCCGCCGGAGAGCACCGCGGCCGGGTCGCTCAGCCTGGCGAACTTCAGCCGCAGCCGGACCGCCCAGTCCGCGGCCAGCGCACGTTCGTCCCGGCGGCGCATCAGCCCGCCGCGGCTGAGCCTGCCCAGCGACGCCAGCGCGGTGTTGCGCTCGATCGACGCGTCCAGCACCAGGCCCTGCGCCCGCCGGTCCTCGGGCACGAACCCGATCCCGGCTGCCATCGCGGCGCTCGGCGAACCCGGCGGCAACGCCCGCCCGCCGAGGCGCACCTCCCCCGCGTCCGGCCGGTCGATGCCGAACACCGCCCTTGCCACCTCGCTGCGCCCCGCGCCGACCAGTCCGGCCAGCGCGACGATCTCACCCGCCCGCAGCTCGAAGGAGATGTCGGTGAACACGCCTTCACTGGTCAGCCGGTGCGCGGAGAGCACGACCTCGCCAGGATCGGTGTCCTGCTTGGGAAACAACGCGGCCAGATCGCGGCCGACCATGCGGCGCACCAGATCCTCCGGGGTGCTCCCGGCCAGCGGGCCGGACCAGACGTGCGCGCCGTCGCGCAGCACGGTGGCCTCGGTGCACAGCTCGAAGACCTCATCGAGGCGGTGCGAAACGAACAGCACCGCGACGTCCTGGGCGAGCAGCGCCCGCACCACGCCGAACAGCCTGGCGACCTCCGCCGGGGACAGCGCCGCGGTCGGCTCGTCCATCACGATCACCTTGGCGTCGAAGGACAACGCCTTGGCGATCTCGATCACCTGCTGGTCGGCGATGGACAGCCCCCGTGCCGGGCCCGCCGGGTCGAGCGCGACACCGAGCCGGTCGAGCAGCTCCCGCACCAGCGTGGCGGTCGCCCTGCGGTCGATCCGGCGGCCGGACCGCAGCGGCTGACGGCCGATGAACACGTTCTCCGCCACCGAAAGATCGCCGAACAGGGCCGGTTCCTGGTAGATCACCGCGATCCCGGCCGCGCGGGCGTCCGCCGGGACGGCGAACCGGCGCACCTCGCCGTCGATCAGCAGCTCCCCGGCGTCCGGCCGGTGCACCCCGGCCAGCACCTTGATCAAGGTGGACTTGCCGGCCCCGTTCTCGCCGAGCAGCGCGTGCGCCGTGCCCGGCCGCAACTCCAGCGAAACGCCGTCGAGCGCGTGCAGCCTGCCGAAGCTCTTGCCCACCGCGCGCAGCTCGGCCACCGGGGCCGCAACGTTCGCGCGAAACGGGGACACGGCCACTCCCTAATGGAGTAAAACGTTTCAAACCCTGGTCCGCACACAGCATCCTGGCCGGGCACGACCACTGTCAAGTCCCGGTACAGCCCCGAAAGCGAGCCCGCGCGAGCGTCAGGGTCAGCGAGCCGCGATGTACTCGGCCAAACAGTCGAAGGCGCTCGACCAGCCGTCGTAGACGTCCCCGCGAGCCCCGTCGGTGCTAAAACCGGCCTGGTGGAGGACCATCTCGGTCTTGTCGCCGAGGTCGGCGAAGGTCACCGTGACCAGAGAAATCCCAGCAACCCCATCGGCCTCACTGGTCTCCGCCGGATCGCCCCAGGTGAACACCAGCCGCTCCGGCGGCACCACCTCGCGGTACTCCCCGCCGGTCGGGTACTCGCTGCCGTCGGAGTCCCGGACCATGCACACCCGCCACCGGCCGCCAGGGCGCGCCTCCACGCTGATGGTGGACCGCGGGGTGCTCATCCCGCGCGGGCCGAACCAGCGGGTGAGCTGCGCCGGATCCGTCCACGCCTGGAACACCAGGTCCCGCGGCGCGTCGAAGACCCGCGTGATGGTGAGCTCCCGCCGGGTGGCCGCCGTCCCTGCCGGCTCAGTCATCCGTCCGTCCTTTCTGGATCTCCCGCAGATGCTCGTCCAGCCGGTCGAAACTGCCGTCCCAGAACCGCCGGTAGCGCTCCACCCAGTCGGCGACATCGGAGAGCGGCCCGGCCTCCAGCCGGCACGGCCGCCATTGCGCGGTACGGCCGCGGGTGATCAGCCCGGCGCGTTCGAGCACCTTGAGATGCTTGGAGATGGCCGGCAGGCTGACGTCGAAGGGCTCGGCCAGCTCCGTCACGCTCGCTTCGCCGTCGGAGAGCCGCGCGAGGATCGCACGCCGCGTCGGGTCGGCGAGTGCGGCGAAGGTGCTGCTCAGCTGATCGACCGCCATAGCTCCACTCAACCATCCAGTTAATTAACTCTCAGGTTGAATATAGCGCCCGGCAGACAGGGGTTCAAGAACCGGGCGTGCCGCTGACGAACCGCCAGCGCCCCGACCCGGCCCGCAGCACCACGAAACCCGGTTCGGCACGGACGAACTCCACGGCGTCCGGCGACACCACATCGGCCACGGCCGCGGCCGGCACGTGCACCTCCGCGGTCGAGCCGACCGGGACGGTGACCTCCAGCAGCAGCCGCCCGTCCACCAGTGACCAGCCGGCACCGGCCGGCCCGCGGACCGTCTCCAGCTCCGCCCGCGCCCAGCTCACCCCGGCCCGCGCGTCCGGCCGCACCACGAACCGCCGGTAGCCCTCGTCCCCCGGCCGCAGCCCGGCCACGTTCTCGTACAGCCATTGGGTGACGGTGCCCTGGAAGTAGTGGTCCCGCGAGCGGGCGCCGAGATCCCAGCGCTCCCACATGGTGTCCGCGCCGTTGTCCAGCCAGTAGGCCCAGCTCGGATACTCGCGCTGGACCGCGATCGTGTGCGCCAGCTCGGCATGCCCGTGCGCGGTGAGCACCGGCAGCAGCACGCTGGTACCGAGCGCGCCGGTGTTCAGGTGCCCGCCCCTGGCGCGAATGTCCGCGACCAGGCTCGCCACCACCGAAGCCTCGGCGCCGGGCGGCACCAGGCCGAAAGCGAGCGGGATCGCGTTCGAGGTCTGCCGGTACTCCGGATCCTTGGCGGTGCGGTAGTGCCCCGCCGCCGGGTCGAGGAAAGTCGCGTTCAAGGCGTTCTTGCACTCCCCCGCCACCGAGCGGTACCTGCTCGCGATGTCCGGCTGGCCGAGCCGGTCGGCGAGTTCCGCGGTGTGCAGCAGGGCCCGGTGGAGGTACGCGGTCGCGGTCAGCCTGGTGTCCTCCGGCGGGATGCCACCGGGGTAGCCGGGTGGCAGGTAGTCGCCGAGCGCGGTCACCGCCAGCCCGTGCTCCAGCCTGCCGATCTCCCAGTCCAGATAGCCGGTGAGCTCGGGCCAGTGGTCGGCAGCGAGGCGTTCGTCGCCGTACCACCGGTACATTTCGTGCGCCAGGAAGGGAAACACGGTGGTCCACTCCGGGGCGGGCGCCAGCTCGCGGTACCCCCACCCGCCGCTGGGCACGATCACCGGTAGCTGCCCCGGCGCGCGCTCGCTGTCCGCGAGATCGCCGATCCACTTGGTGAACAACCGCGCCATGCCGAAGGCGTAGGCCATGGTCGGCGCACCGAGCTGCGCGTCGCCGGTCCACCCGTTCTTTTCGTACAACGGGGTGTCGGTGGGAATGCCGTGGAAGTTGTTCCGCAACGTCCGCCGCATCATCCGGTCGAACCGCTCGAACAGCGGTTCCGAGCACCGGAAGACGCCCGTCTCGGCCACATCGCTGTGCACCAGGCGGCCGAGCACGTCCGACGGCCGCGGCCGGGACGGCAGCCCGGTCACCTGCACGTACCGGAACCCGTGGTAGCCGAACCTCGGTTCCCAGGTCTCCGTGCCGGTGCCCGCGCACACGTACTCGTCGGTCTGCTGACGACTGCTGTAGACGTTGCCGTTGTCCACCGCCACGGTGCCGTCCGCGTTGAGCTTTTCACCGTGCCGCAAGGAGATCCTGGTGCCGGCCGCGGCACGCACGGACAGCTTGGTCCAGCCGGCCATGGTCCGACCCATGTCCACTGTGTACACACCGGGCAACGGCTCGGCGATCGCCGCCGGGGTGATGGTGGCGATCACCCTGATCGGCTCGTGCTGCTGCGCGCGCACCCGGCCGGCCGGGGCGTCCCTGGCCACCGCGGGCAGCCACGCGCGGTCGTCGAACCCGGGCCGCGACCAACCGCCCGGTGCCAGCCGCGCGTCGTAGGTCTCCCCCGCGTACAGCGAGTTCGAGCGGGTGGGCCCGTCGGTCATGGTCCACGACTCATCCGTGCCGACCGTGGTGCTGCTGCCGTCCACGTGCTCGATCTCCAGCTGTGCCAGCAGTTGCGGCTCGCCGTGCCAGCTCGGCCGGTGCCAGTTCCAGACGTTCGGGGTCAGCATGCCGTAGAAGCCGCGGCCCAGGCTCACCCCGATCGCGTTGGCGCCGGTGTGCACCGACGCGGTGACGTCGTGCACGGCGTAGAGCACGGTCCGATCGTAGGCGGTGAAACCGGGGTCGAGCACCTGGTCACCGACCCGGCGGCCGTTCAGCTCGGCCTCGTAGTAGGCGAGGCCGCTGAGGTACAGCCTGGCCGCGCGGACCGGCTTGGTCACGGTGAACTCGCGCCGCAGCAACGGCGCCGGCCGTTCCGGCGCCACCACCGTGACTTCCTCGCCCCACGGGCCCTGTCCGTACGGCGCCAGCACGGCGGCGGCCGCCCAGCCGCTGTCGTCGAAATCGGGGTCCGCCCAGCCCGGCGACTCGGTGTCGCTCACCCGCCAGCCCGGCCCGGTCACCAGCTCGCGCCGGTCCCCGCCGTCGAACTCCACCAGCAGGCGCACCAGCAGCCCGCCGGGGTTGACCGTCCCCGCACCGCGGTTGGTGGCCAGCGCGGCGAGCACCAGCCCGGTCCCGGCCGCGCGCACCTGCTCGGTGACGTCGGCGGTGAGCGCGGTCTTCCACCCGTCGGCCCGCTCCGGTGCGTGCAGGATCCGCTGACCGCCGAGGTACAGCGTGAAGTCGTCGTCCGCGGTGGCGACCACCGTGGCGGCGCTGACCTCGCCGGCCGGCCCGGTGAGGTCCAGCCCGGCCCGGAACCAGCGCGGCCCGGCCGGCGCATGGCCGGTGCTCGCCCCCGGCGACCAGATCCACGAAGTGCCTTCGAAGCCAGGAGGTGCGGCCGGTGCGGGCGCGCCGATCCAGCTCGCCCGCCACGGCTCGCCGAGCATGCCCGTTTCCCACCAGCCGGTGGGACTCCACTCCGAAGGCCGGTCACCGTCCCAAACCCGGACCCGCCAGTGGTAGCGGGTGCGCGGGCGCAACGCCGCACCGCCGTAGGGCACGCCAACCGAACGCTCGGACACCACCCGGCCGCTGTCCCAGACCTCGTCCCGGCCAGCGGACACCACGATCTGGTACGCGGACTGGGTGACGTTCCGGTCGTCCGCTTTCCTGGTGGCCAGCCGCCAGGAAAGCCGGGGTGCCGGCACGTCCGTGCCGAGCAGGCTCTCGGCGTACTCCACGGTCGTCTTCTCCACGCGAAGGCGTCCCACCTGTCCCCTTTCGGCATCCGCCGTGCCCTGCCCCGCGAGCACCACCGCTCCCGCGCCCGCCGCCGAGTCTCGCAGGAACTGCCGCCGGTTCACCTGGCTGCTCATCGCCGCTCTCCGATCGGCCGGATCGGCTCACGATAGGAGGCGCCGTTCCGGCCGGGCCACGATTCTGACCGGAACCGGCCACCGGTCTAGCCGCGTCGCCAGGTGGCCGCCGTGCCACCGGGAACGGCCACGTGCAGCCGCCACGGCACCAGCTCCAGCACCGTGATCGCCTCGTCCAGCGGGTCCGCGGCGCCGAGCATCTTGGGGTCGTAGCCCAAGGGCGCGGGCGCGTTCGCGAACAGGTCCCACACCCGGCGGCGAGTGAGCTCGTCACCGGCGAAGGCGGCTTCGCACTCGGCCACCGCGACTTCGTGCGCGGGATCCCAGTAGGAGCAGGAGGCGAACGGCGACCCGGCCAAATGCGCCCGCTTGAGCGGAGTCGGCCTGGTGAGCACCCAGCCGATCAGCGAACCGTCGCGCCGTTCCCAGTACGGGTGCACCACGCGCGCGCGGGGACGGCGCCGCCGGTCGACCGTGGCCAGCGTGCACCAGACGATCCGATGCGCCACCCGCACGAACTCCTCGACGAGCTCCACCGGTGGCTCGGCACCCTCCTCGACCATGCCCGCGAGCCTACCGACGGGCGGCACTTCTCCCGCTCAGCACCAAAGCCGCGCCGTATAGGCCGTTATACAGGCGGCGGAGCGCCGAAAACCAGCTGCCCGGTCCGCTGCCGGTCGGCTAACGTCGGTGTATGGCCGTCGTCGCGAGTTCTCGCCGATTTACCGGCCCCCTGGCCTTCGGGCGCCACGGGGTTCGGGCCATGCCGCATCGCTGACCGATCTCTCCGGGTGAGCCAACGGGCCAGGGGGCGTTTTCGCTTCCCGCCCGCACCCTCCAGGAGGCAGTCATGCCCGCTCGGCTCACCCCCGCTCAAATCTCCCGCGATCTGGCCGTCCGCGATCTCACCGACCCCGCGGCCGGGCCGCACGCGATCCAGCTCGTGCTCGACCGCGCGGTCCGCGCGCTGGCGGACCGGTGGGGCTGCGAGGTCCGCTGGTGGCGTGGCCACCGGATCGTCACCATCGAGGACAACTACGACAACCTCGGCTACGACACCGCCGACGTCACCCGCGACGCGCGCTACACCAGGTACGTCGACGACCATCGGATGCTCCGCAGCCATTCCAGCGCGATGATCCCGGCGGCGCTGCGGGCACTGGCCGCGGATCCGGCGGAGGACGTGCTGCTGGTGTGCCCCGGGATCGTCTACCGCCGCGATGCCATCGACCGGCTGCACACCGGGACCCCGCATCAGCTCGACCTGTGGCGCGTCACCCGCCGGGCGCCCCGGCTCGGCGACGCCGAACTGGACGAGATGATCACCGCGGTGCTCGGTGCCCTGCTCCCGGGAGCGGCCGACCGGCGGCAGGCGCGCAGCCATCCTTACACGCTCGGCGGGCGCCAGGTGGACGTGGCCGGCGACGGCTGGGTCGAGGTCGCCGAATGCGGGCTGGCCCATCCCGACGTGCTGGCCATGGCGGGCCTGCCCGGCTGGAGCGGGCTGGCGATGGGCATGGGACTGGACCGGATGCTGATGCTGGTCAAGGACATTCCCGACATCAGGCTGCTGCGCTCGGCCGATCCGGCGCAGCTGGTGGACCTGGCCCGCTATCGCCCGGTCTCCGCGATGCCACCGGTCCGGCGCGACCTCTCCATCGCGGCGGACCCCGCCGACCGCGCCGAAGACCTCGGCGACCGGGTCCGCGACGCGCTCGGCGCGGACGCGGAATGCGTGGAGTCGGTGGAAATCCTGCACGAAACCCCCTGCGCGGACCTGCCCGCCCGTGCCCTCGCCCGGCTCGGCGCCCGCGCCGGGCAGAAGAACATCCTGGTCCGGGTGGTCCTCCGCCATCTCGGCAGAACCCTGTCCGATCACGAGGCGAACGTGCTGCGCGACCGGGTCTACGCCGCCCTCCACCGCGGCGGCGCGCACCAGTGGGCCACCGGCGCACCGCCGAGCGGGTGAGCTTTCGGTTGTGCGGCTGTTCTCGCCGCCAGCGCGACGGCGTCACCGGCGGTACCGTGCCTGGCATGATCGGGTTACCTGAGGGGATCACCGCCTGCCTGTTCGACCTGGACGGCGTGCTGACCGGGACCGCCGCACTGCACCGGGAAGCGTGGAAGCAGACCTTCGACGCGTTTCTCCGCGAGCGGGACGGCGCGGACTTCCAGCCGTTCACCGACCACGACTACGCCGCACACGTGGACGGCCGCCCGCGCGCCGACGGGGTGCGGGAGTTCCTGTCCTCGCGCGGGATCGAGCTGCCCGAGGGAGAGCCGGGCGACCGGCCCGGCACCGGCACCGTCAACGGGGTCGGCAACCGCAAGAACGACCTGGTGCTGAAGATCATCTCCGAGCGCGGGGTGAGCCCCTACCCCGGTTCCGCGCGCTATCTGCGGGCGGCGCAGGACGCCGGTCTCGCGATCGGCGTGGTCACCTCCTCGGCCAACGGCGAGGCCGTGCTGGAGGCGGCGGAGCTGACACCGTTCGTGCGGGCCAGGATCGACGGGAAGGTGCTGGCGGACCGGGGCCTGCGCGGCAAACCGGCACCCGACTCGTTCCTGGCCGGCGCCGAAGCACTCGGCGTCCAGCCCGCGCACGCGGCCGTCTTCGAGGACGCGCTGGCCGGGGTCGAGGCGGGCAAGGCCGGCGAGTTCGGTTACGTGGTGGGCGTGAACCGCGCCGACCAGGCCGAAGAACTGCGCGCGCACGGCGCCGACGTGGTGGTCGGCGATCTCGCCGAACTGCTGGAGGACGGCCGGTGAGCGAGCACGGCTACGACATCTCCCCGTGGCAGCTGCGTTGGCAGGGCATGGACGTGGATGCCTTGCAGCGCACCGAATCCACCTTCGCCCTCTCGAACGGCCACATCGGCATGCGCGGGACGCTCGAGGAGGGCGAGCCGCGCGGGCTGCCGGGCACCTACCTGAACGGGTTCTACGAGGAAC includes:
- a CDS encoding LuxR C-terminal-related transcriptional regulator; its protein translation is MKGADVAVETTLGHEELVLLRLLATGLPTDAVARRLGLSERTVRRRTRAIRDQLGFATTVQAIVWAAKRRLL
- the rhaI gene encoding L-rhamnose isomerase: MTDGTAWRRAAQLLRHQRIETPSWAYGNSGTRFKVFAQAGIPRNPFEKIDDAAKVHELTGIAPSIALHIPWDRVEDFGALAGYAKDQGIALGAINPNVFQDDDYRLGSVCNPDPDVRSKATDHLLECVEIGRLVGSRVLSVWLADGTNYAGQDDIRARQDRLHASLREVHDRMPSEMRLLLEYKFFEPHFYTMDVPDWGTSFAQCLRIGEHAQVLVDTGHHAPGTNIEFIVAVLLREGRLGGFHFNSRNYADDDLMAGAADPFGLFRILHEIAGAGGLDPGAGIEFMLDQCHNLEPKVPAMIRSVLNVQEATAKALLVDRAALAEAQAGGDVLGAHEVLMDAFNTDVRPLLAGLREDLGLDPDPLAAYQRSGYQQRIERERVGGSQMGWGA
- the rhaS gene encoding rhamnose ABC transporter substrate-binding protein, producing the protein MTRYSGHRLGMALVLALCGALALTACGGTTKDSSGGSADAPGATGAADPGAELKTGLKFTFLPKQVNNPYFTVVQKGVEQAGGELKSEVKATGPSDASASSQVTYINTAAQQRQDALVLAANDQNAVAPALKTARAQGMKVVTLDSDVAPDARDVFVNQVDSTEIAVKQVELLAQAVGGAGEFAVLSATANATNQNTWIEIMKRELAKPQYAGMKLVEVAYGNDDDQVSFQKTQGLLQAHPNLKGIVSPTTVGLAAAARYLSSSEYKGKVALTGLGTPNQMREYVKNDTVRALALWEPAKLGYLAAFAAASLVSGRITGAEGQRFAAGGLGEYTIGRAGEVVLGPPTVFTKENIDQFDF
- a CDS encoding ABC transporter permease gives rise to the protein MNARALLRWETGLVLLLVVVAVFGSVRTGGDFLSGQNLFYLGLDISEIALIALPLTLVVVAGEIDLSVASVLGLSSALIGTLWNAGWPLELILPTVLVAGALCGAVNGLLVTSLGLPSLAVTIGTLALYRGLALVLLGDTAVADFPAAYTGFGTEPVPGTWLPYPILAFAVLAAVFAVLLHGSSFGRATFAIGANTEAARFSGIRVKRTKLVLFVLTGAVAALAGIVYTLRFSSARADNGTGLELAVVAAVLLGGVSIFGGRGTLAGVIAGVLLLGGLRNVLILDDVSTETLTVVTGLLLLLGVLADRFLSSPPAGRSPT
- a CDS encoding ABC transporter permease, coding for MTRTSLETRPVKEEPAGAGRLLDRVGRIRELGIAGVLLVVVAGTAVANPRFVAPQSLRDLLLNASLVALLAVGQTVVVITRNVDLSVGSVLGLSAFVTADVVAANPGLPVAGCLLLGVLTGLACGLFNGLVVAIGGVPSLVVTLGTLYVFRGLDFALAQGTQVNAADLPAGLLALGSGRLLGVPNLVLISMAVLLAAGFYLRSYRSGRELYAIGSHPAAARLAGIRAGRRVGAAFAVSGAVAGLAGALWAARYGTVDATAGTGLELQVVAAVVVGGVAIFGGSGTVLGAALGALLLSTIASCLVVLGVPAFWQQAITGALLLAAITVDRLVSLRLTAALRRNARR
- a CDS encoding sugar ABC transporter ATP-binding protein → MSPFRANVAAPVAELRAVGKSFGRLHALDGVSLELRPGTAHALLGENGAGKSTLIKVLAGVHRPDAGELLIDGEVRRFAVPADARAAGIAVIYQEPALFGDLSVAENVFIGRQPLRSGRRIDRRATATLVRELLDRLGVALDPAGPARGLSIADQQVIEIAKALSFDAKVIVMDEPTAALSPAEVARLFGVVRALLAQDVAVLFVSHRLDEVFELCTEATVLRDGAHVWSGPLAGSTPEDLVRRMVGRDLAALFPKQDTDPGEVVLSAHRLTSEGVFTDISFELRAGEIVALAGLVGAGRSEVARAVFGIDRPDAGEVRLGGRALPPGSPSAAMAAGIGFVPEDRRAQGLVLDASIERNTALASLGRLSRGGLMRRRDERALAADWAVRLRLKFARLSDPAAVLSGGNQQKVVLAKWLSRKPKVLIVDEPTRGIDVATKAEVHRLLSELAADGVAVLMISSELPEVLGMADRMLVMHEGRLAAELDRAAATEESVALAAAGRVPR
- a CDS encoding SRPBCC family protein, which gives rise to MTEPAGTAATRRELTITRVFDAPRDLVFQAWTDPAQLTRWFGPRGMSTPRSTISVEARPGGRWRVCMVRDSDGSEYPTGGEYREVVPPERLVFTWGDPAETSEADGVAGISLVTVTFADLGDKTEMVLHQAGFSTDGARGDVYDGWSSAFDCLAEYIAAR